The Chryseobacterium suipulveris genome window below encodes:
- a CDS encoding FAD-binding oxidoreductase, translating into MKPNFIQKVTNWGNFPVVEKEMKSEDSLRKIKEFVRNNNEVIARGNGRCYGDASLSEHIFSTKRLNKFISFDRLNGILECESGMLLSEILEVIVPQGYFLYVTPGTKLITIGGAIASDVHGKNHHAEGCFSDYVLEFSLLNENGEVLKCSRNENSEKFWATIGGMGLTGIIISAKFKLKNIESAYIRQESIKAENLDEIFKLFDESESWTYNVAWIDCLQKGKNIGRSILMRGEHAFKHELPKKLQENPLRLKKKVSPTVPFYFPDFVLNNLTVKLFNLLYFNKQTTKEIKNFVDYETFFYPLDVVNDWNKIYGKGGFIQYQMVIPKEQGKEGMKKILQTIANSGNGSFLAVLKLFGKNNPDAYNSFPMEGYTLALDFKVNSKLKDLVAKLDKVVEDYGGRIYLTKDSMSKSSLTNYLQNVQNPKFVSLQHKRIVNNN; encoded by the coding sequence ATGAAGCCGAATTTTATTCAGAAAGTTACGAATTGGGGGAATTTCCCGGTGGTGGAAAAGGAGATGAAGTCTGAAGATTCACTGCGGAAGATCAAGGAATTTGTAAGAAACAATAACGAGGTCATCGCAAGAGGAAACGGCAGATGTTACGGTGACGCCTCGCTTTCTGAGCATATTTTTTCTACGAAACGGCTCAATAAATTCATTAGTTTCGACCGACTGAACGGTATTTTGGAATGTGAATCGGGAATGCTTCTTTCGGAAATTCTGGAGGTGATCGTTCCGCAAGGATATTTTCTGTACGTCACTCCAGGAACCAAACTAATCACCATTGGAGGTGCGATTGCATCCGATGTTCACGGCAAAAACCATCACGCGGAAGGTTGCTTCTCAGATTATGTTTTGGAGTTTTCTCTATTGAATGAAAACGGGGAAGTTTTGAAATGTTCCCGAAATGAAAATTCTGAAAAATTCTGGGCAACCATCGGTGGAATGGGTTTAACGGGAATTATTATTTCCGCTAAGTTTAAACTTAAAAATATTGAGTCCGCATATATTCGCCAGGAAAGCATTAAAGCAGAAAACCTCGATGAAATTTTCAAACTCTTTGACGAAAGTGAGTCCTGGACGTACAACGTTGCCTGGATCGACTGCCTGCAAAAAGGGAAGAATATCGGAAGAAGTATTCTGATGCGCGGTGAGCACGCCTTCAAACACGAGCTTCCGAAGAAGTTGCAGGAAAATCCGCTTCGGCTGAAAAAGAAAGTCAGTCCGACGGTTCCGTTTTATTTTCCTGATTTTGTTTTGAATAATCTTACGGTGAAGCTGTTCAACCTGCTGTATTTCAATAAACAGACAACCAAGGAAATCAAGAATTTTGTGGATTATGAAACGTTTTTTTATCCGCTCGACGTCGTAAATGACTGGAACAAGATTTATGGCAAAGGCGGCTTCATTCAGTACCAAATGGTGATCCCCAAAGAACAAGGAAAAGAAGGGATGAAGAAAATCCTCCAAACCATTGCCAACAGTGGAAACGGCTCTTTCCTTGCCGTATTGAAGCTTTTCGGCAAAAACAATCCCGATGCGTACAACTCCTTTCCGATGGAGGGTTATACGCTGGCTTTGGATTTTAAGGTCAATTCAAAACTGAAAGATTTGGTAGCGAAACTCGACAAAGTGGTTGAAGATTATGGCGGCAGAATTTACCTGACCAAAGATTCGATGAGCAAATCGTCGCTGACCAATTATCTGCAGAATGTTCAGAACCCGAAATTCGTGTCGCTTCAGCATAAAAGAATCGTAAACAATAATTAA
- a CDS encoding SDR family NAD(P)-dependent oxidoreductase encodes MIVLGSNSEIAQQFVEKTLQEGEKFATVYLFTSDVETAERFAKHIDVKYLQQTKIYELDLLGEVDFSKFDDIDSNLLFCATGYLGEGTEEGLYDRKNTEKIIDINYSKLVPVLNYFAEKMERKRTGTMIVLSSVAGDRGRQSNFIYGSAKAGMTAYLSGLRNYLFSKKVHVLTVKPGFMDTKMTEGLPLNPKLTASPKQAAEAIYKAYKNGKNVAYVLPIWGIIMMIIRNIPEFIFKKLKL; translated from the coding sequence ATGATCGTTCTCGGCAGTAATTCAGAAATCGCCCAACAGTTTGTAGAGAAAACGCTTCAGGAAGGAGAGAAGTTTGCGACCGTATATCTCTTCACTTCCGATGTGGAAACGGCTGAGCGTTTTGCAAAGCATATCGATGTGAAATACCTTCAGCAAACCAAAATCTATGAACTGGATTTGTTGGGAGAAGTTGATTTCTCAAAATTTGACGATATAGATTCAAATCTGCTTTTTTGTGCAACGGGTTATCTCGGCGAAGGAACGGAAGAAGGTCTTTATGACAGAAAAAACACCGAAAAAATCATCGACATTAATTATTCGAAATTGGTTCCGGTTCTCAATTATTTCGCCGAAAAAATGGAAAGAAAAAGGACGGGTACGATGATCGTTCTTTCCTCTGTCGCAGGTGACCGAGGAAGACAGAGCAATTTCATCTACGGAAGTGCAAAAGCGGGAATGACCGCCTATCTCAGTGGATTGAGGAACTATCTTTTCAGCAAAAAAGTGCATGTGCTCACGGTGAAGCCGGGATTTATGGATACGAAAATGACGGAAGGACTTCCTTTAAATCCGAAACTTACAGCCAGTCCGAAACAGGCGGCAGAAGCGATCTATAAAGCATACAAAAACGGAAAAAACGTGGCGTATGTGCTGCCAATTTGGGGAATCATTATGATGATTATCAGAAATATTCCTGAATTTATTTTTAAGAAGTTGAAGCTTTAA